The Pseudophryne corroboree isolate aPseCor3 chromosome 2, aPseCor3.hap2, whole genome shotgun sequence genome has a segment encoding these proteins:
- the LOC135009181 gene encoding E3 SUMO-protein ligase KIAA1586-like, with amino-acid sequence MNRPFTDHESLIDLQKVNGVQIGRLLHSRMVCGDIIEHISAEMRKKIVSQIITKKTKITILVDEATTLSRKSTLVIFLKSSVDGVMNPVAFPLDLIELENASAESIKQEIMKCLFHHGFTFEVLTEIFVSFCSDGANVMLGVKAGVGKLLQGDFPKLILWHCMNHRLELAVDQALDVTGGTNDFRSFLDTLYTLYSQSPKNVRELSAQANELHVLLKKIGRVFNVRWVASSWRAVNAVWQTYPALAAHFQKASQDQSRDRREQVKFQGLHSKLCSVNFVKNMSIMLDVLTELKNLSELLQDRKMTIPKADNHIKMYVRRIESLKRIPGFHSEQTQNAEEGIMFKNTKLTGIGKSPKIKSSQFIQAVVDNMRCKLFTTTANKATESVAKGRETAYHTLIDSISVLNPESWQTDSDNPLFGDQEIRTLCEMLNVSYHETHLGFVEYKCCAGRIVPEKLKKLILAVDTLAASNADCERGFSVMNNIITDKRTALTTRHVSDLLFISIVGPPFTEWNLDAYVKSWLGKGRRAAQSCKGMARQEQARQQDQAYYKQLWKCL; translated from the coding sequence ATGAATAGGCCATTTACTGACCATGAGAGCTTGATTGACCTGCAAAAAGTGAATGGAGTTCAGATTGGGCGTTTGCTTCATAGTAGAATGGTCTGCGGAGACATTATAGAACACATTTCGGCTGAAATGAGGAAAAAGATTGTCTCACAAATTATAACAAAAAAAACTAAGATTACTATATTAGTTGATGAAGCTACTACACTTTCTAGAAAATCAACtcttgttatttttttaaaatcaAGTGTTGATGGTGTCATGAATCCAGTAGCATTTCCTTTGGATTTGATAGAGTTAGAAAATGCCTCAGCTGAGAGCATAAAACAGGAAATAATGAAATGTTTATTCCATCATGGTTTTACTTTCGAAGTATTGACAGAGATCTTTGTCAGTTTTTGTAGTGATGGCGCAAATGTCATGCTTGGCGTAAAAGCTGGTGTTGGAAAACTCTTACAAGGAGACTTTCCCAAACTAATTCTCTGGCATTGCATGAATCACAGGCTTGAACTAGCTGTGGATCAAGCACTAGATGTTACTGGAGGTACAAATGACTTCAGGTCATTTttagacaccttatacacactttacagTCAGTCACCAAAAAATGTACGTGAGCTTAGTGCACAGGCTAATGAGCTGCATGTCTTGCTTAAAAAAATTGGCAGAGTTTTCAACGTAAGATGGGTAGCTTCATCGTGGAGAGCAGTGAATGCAGTCTGGCAGACGTATCCTGCATTAGCTGCACATTTTCAAAAAGCCTCACAAGACCAATCAAGGGATAGAAGGGAGCAAGTGAAATTCCAAGGTCTACATTCAAAACTGTGCTCAGTCAACTTTGTAAAAAATATGTCAATTATGTTAGATGTTCTGACTGAGCTCAAAAATTTATCAGAACTCCTACAAGACAGAAAAATGACCATTCCAAAGGCAGACAACCACATAAAAATGTATGTGCGGAGAATTGAAAGCCTAAAGAGAATACCAGGATTTCACAGTGAACAGACACAGAATGCAGAAGAGGGAATTATGTTCAAAAATACAAAGTTGACAGGCATTGGGAAAAGTCCCAAGATCAAATCCTCTCAATTCATTCAGGCTGTTGTTGACAACATGAGGTGCAAATTATTTACCACCACTGCTAATAAAGCAACAGAAAGCGTAGCAAAAGGTAGGGAAACTGCTTACCACACCCTGATTGACAGCATATCTGTTCTGAATCCTGAATCTTGGCAAACTGATTCTGATAATCCACTTTTTGGAGACCAAGAGATTCGTACACTATGTGAAATGCTGAATGTCAGTTACCATGAAACACACCTGGGATTTGTGGAATATAAATGCTGCGCAGGACGGATTGTTCCCGAAAAATTAAAGAAATTAATTCTTGCAGTAGATACTCTTGCAGCAAGCAATGCTGACTGTGAGCGAGGCTTTAGTGTTATGAACAACATAATTACAGATAAGCGGACTGCACTGACCACTCGACATGTGTCGGACTTACTTTTTATTTCAATTGTTGGTCCTCCCTTCACTGAGTGGAATCTGGACGCATATGTAAAATCGTGGCTGGGCAAGGGACGTCGGGCAGCCCAATCCTGTAAAGGCATGGCAAGACAGGAGCAAGCAAGGCAACAGGATCAGGCCTACTATAAGCAGCTGTGGAAGTGCCTTTAA